In the genome of Drosophila pseudoobscura strain MV-25-SWS-2005 chromosome 3, UCI_Dpse_MV25, whole genome shotgun sequence, one region contains:
- the swi2 gene encoding protein singed wings 2 isoform X1, whose product MARRTIRGCMNEKWDVSTLSLLLMVSMRLVHVTAADSNETASTTAIEATPSTTMRMPTGYSQSCFNWTSVPEAAGGNCSRLTRSGLLKCYGGMNNLGALAKLGKSLPAQQMLLCGWPQDTSRFLGELQKLPRLRFLTIEYSGFTEFAFEFPEMSYLQSINISWTNLSYISTRTFKRVHTLKVLDLRWNQLIQLDGPLLLPRSFEQLYLAGNPWNCTRNFKWMLLQPEKGRLVVDRDELLCTDRKYKERQMLLVMHYKLELKKECQSHPDLRNCTCLMHHILPRTHIPLYTVNCSHMQFHSLPAYLPENTTTLTINDNLISDIKPLRDNPHYRHVVDVHLENNRISNVDDLENTFWLQNFRLFNLRGNNLRKLHVYALDNALNDNENANLLLLSKNPWHCTCKFGMRLRELLNQYRDIVRDAWNVTCTYMQDDELRLAKVLTLTRQDMCNVSAESGTQIHPIDWLNGVLASLIILILGKLAYDYYHYKYYNRVPWIVMKMP is encoded by the exons ATGGCACGACGAACTATCCGTGGGTGTATGAACGAAAAGTGGGATGTGAGCACCCTTTCGCTGCTCTTGATGGTCTCGATGAG ACTCGTCCACGTCACCGCTGCTGACAGCAATGAGACGGCATCCACGACAGCGATTGAGGCCACACCGAGCACGACCATGCGGATGCCCACCGGCTACAGTCAGAGCTGCTTCAACTGGACCTCAGTGCCAGAGGCAGCGGGGGGCAACTGTTCCAGACTGACCCGGAGCGGACTCCTCAAATGCTATGGCGGCATGAACAACCTGGGGGCATTAGC GAAGCTGGGAAAGTCACTGCCGGCCCAGCAAATGCTGCTGTGCGGCTGGCCCCAGGACACCTCCAGGTTCCTGGGCGAGTTGCAAAAGCTGCCCAGGCTGCGATTTCTGACCATCGAGTACAGTGGGTTCACGGAGTTCGCCTTCGAATTTCCCGAAATGTCCTATCTGCAGAGCATCAACATCTCGTGGACGAATCTCTCCTACATTTCGACACGCACCTTCAAGCGAGTGCACACGCTGAAGGTCCTGGATTTGCGTTGGAACCAGCTTATCCAGCTGGACGGCCCTCTGCTACTCCCCCGCTCTTTTGAGCAGCTCTACCTGGCCGGGAATCCCTGGAACTGCACGCGAAATTTCAAGTGGATGCTACTGCAGCCGGAGAAGGGGCGTCTCGTGGTGGACCGAGATGAGCTCCTCTGCACCGATCGCAAGTACAAGGAGCGCCagatgctgctggtgatgcacTACAAATTG GAGCTGAAGAAGGAGTGCCAATCGCATCCGGACCTGAGGAACTGCACCTGCCTGATGCACCACATCCTGCCCAGGACCCATATTCCGCTCTACACGGTCAATTGCTCCCACATGCAATTCCACAGCCTGCCCGCCTATCTGCCGGAGAACACAACCACGCTGACCATCAACGATAATCTG ATCAGCGACATAAAACCGCTACGGGATAATCCCCATTACCGCCATGTGGTGGATGTGCATCTGGAGAACAACCGCATCTCCAATGTGGACGACCTGGAGAACACGTTTTGGCTGCAGAACTTCCGCCTCTTCAACCTGCGTGGCAACAACCTGAGGAAGCTGCATGTCTACGCACTGGACAATGCGCTGAACGACAATGAGAACGCCAATCTGCTGTTGCTCAGCAAGAATCCGTGGCACTGCACCTGCAAGTTTGGGATGCGGCTGCGCGAGCTACTGAACCAGTACCGGGACATTGTGAGGGATGCCTGGAATGTGACGTGCACCTACATGCAGGACGACGAGCTGCGGCTGGCCAAGGTGCTGACCCTCACCCGCCAGGACATGTGCAACGTGAGTGCGGAGAGTGGTACGCAGATCCATCCCATCGACTGGCTGAACGGCGTGCTGGCCAGCCTCATCATCCTCATTCTGGGAAAGCTTGCCTACGACTATTATCACTACAAGTATTATAACCGTGTTCCTTGGATAGTCATGAAGATGCCGTGA
- the swi2 gene encoding protein singed wings 2 isoform X2, with amino-acid sequence MRMPTGYSQSCFNWTSVPEAAGGNCSRLTRSGLLKCYGGMNNLGALAKLGKSLPAQQMLLCGWPQDTSRFLGELQKLPRLRFLTIEYSGFTEFAFEFPEMSYLQSINISWTNLSYISTRTFKRVHTLKVLDLRWNQLIQLDGPLLLPRSFEQLYLAGNPWNCTRNFKWMLLQPEKGRLVVDRDELLCTDRKYKERQMLLVMHYKLELKKECQSHPDLRNCTCLMHHILPRTHIPLYTVNCSHMQFHSLPAYLPENTTTLTINDNLISDIKPLRDNPHYRHVVDVHLENNRISNVDDLENTFWLQNFRLFNLRGNNLRKLHVYALDNALNDNENANLLLLSKNPWHCTCKFGMRLRELLNQYRDIVRDAWNVTCTYMQDDELRLAKVLTLTRQDMCNVSAESGTQIHPIDWLNGVLASLIILILGKLAYDYYHYKYYNRVPWIVMKMP; translated from the exons ATGCGGATGCCCACCGGCTACAGTCAGAGCTGCTTCAACTGGACCTCAGTGCCAGAGGCAGCGGGGGGCAACTGTTCCAGACTGACCCGGAGCGGACTCCTCAAATGCTATGGCGGCATGAACAACCTGGGGGCATTAGC GAAGCTGGGAAAGTCACTGCCGGCCCAGCAAATGCTGCTGTGCGGCTGGCCCCAGGACACCTCCAGGTTCCTGGGCGAGTTGCAAAAGCTGCCCAGGCTGCGATTTCTGACCATCGAGTACAGTGGGTTCACGGAGTTCGCCTTCGAATTTCCCGAAATGTCCTATCTGCAGAGCATCAACATCTCGTGGACGAATCTCTCCTACATTTCGACACGCACCTTCAAGCGAGTGCACACGCTGAAGGTCCTGGATTTGCGTTGGAACCAGCTTATCCAGCTGGACGGCCCTCTGCTACTCCCCCGCTCTTTTGAGCAGCTCTACCTGGCCGGGAATCCCTGGAACTGCACGCGAAATTTCAAGTGGATGCTACTGCAGCCGGAGAAGGGGCGTCTCGTGGTGGACCGAGATGAGCTCCTCTGCACCGATCGCAAGTACAAGGAGCGCCagatgctgctggtgatgcacTACAAATTG GAGCTGAAGAAGGAGTGCCAATCGCATCCGGACCTGAGGAACTGCACCTGCCTGATGCACCACATCCTGCCCAGGACCCATATTCCGCTCTACACGGTCAATTGCTCCCACATGCAATTCCACAGCCTGCCCGCCTATCTGCCGGAGAACACAACCACGCTGACCATCAACGATAATCTG ATCAGCGACATAAAACCGCTACGGGATAATCCCCATTACCGCCATGTGGTGGATGTGCATCTGGAGAACAACCGCATCTCCAATGTGGACGACCTGGAGAACACGTTTTGGCTGCAGAACTTCCGCCTCTTCAACCTGCGTGGCAACAACCTGAGGAAGCTGCATGTCTACGCACTGGACAATGCGCTGAACGACAATGAGAACGCCAATCTGCTGTTGCTCAGCAAGAATCCGTGGCACTGCACCTGCAAGTTTGGGATGCGGCTGCGCGAGCTACTGAACCAGTACCGGGACATTGTGAGGGATGCCTGGAATGTGACGTGCACCTACATGCAGGACGACGAGCTGCGGCTGGCCAAGGTGCTGACCCTCACCCGCCAGGACATGTGCAACGTGAGTGCGGAGAGTGGTACGCAGATCCATCCCATCGACTGGCTGAACGGCGTGCTGGCCAGCCTCATCATCCTCATTCTGGGAAAGCTTGCCTACGACTATTATCACTACAAGTATTATAACCGTGTTCCTTGGATAGTCATGAAGATGCCGTGA
- the HPS4 gene encoding uncharacterized protein HPS4 isoform X1: protein MFKDWRRHRLSHGHRRWRHYQQPQKRLTDRETMILFVYDTECLKDEADDPIKAVLYFHPSWVSDYQKVALCGQLMGTTYFLRDCFFKPRVLALQNGKFVLKEFGRFTLAVGTDRNISDENLEHRAELLSSLLKFFHRDLQTLYDQYAQPPALNTRNLCDKLYQIFETYLPMMHRNGDTFQNVPRLRMPKTASHIFLEAIQVLQSCQETKGILGGVILYHNKVVASQLSDVVTKKLVLTDPRHIRNAAEQLTTQQFHVPYGVQMMVVYLDQKQYRQMVADAQRAQNLLMITSQTQSGMPFQSAKRKLKRDKSLIFTHIPEDEAAPVDPLATMPTARPKSMRPTFLPLRHKNMHSRELPETSTGAINFDETDSYPEYIGRTSVCNTPMTENKVLPVATVMSICANPEEEPVVNDGSNFSGKAESRRQSLKADVEKFFSNFIINPSKQFTRRKSSADLQDALRAISKKIRSFTPNFRPDVNRNGSGNGSGSSSDELSSPSPDYSEYDENSSARTINDPTYPVFIANGKQISRNLFQQFLDQYYKLWGVASAQAHHDAELAALVAEFQEFNKEVKKLDEHMRQQALAEGSDDPNLNLESRQLVKSPMEKSSMSLPLKPAGDLCFGEPSAAAPLQRGAGRSGAGAVPLTPLMAKLSVLALSETPSIEILTPLTSSMAFPYRSSMKCEDAMDAFAALSIVPVNPAPSLANGMQRTELYTCGQKNMTLLLLMEEGTSQKQDVVQKMFDICVAKFPHMESQLSQTLSVNLEGDMPDYSNYSFMCVDAKWDVLERSGPWNSLELKVVESMHTADVDGKHGGLTDLILRSQDSVYYGHKCGRTEFYYKEPTHQINGIPPPSDPVSNIQNRAKAQLERDHSYMLF from the exons ATGTTTAAAGATTGGCGAAGGCACAGGCTGAGCCACGGCCACAGGCGCTGGCGGCACTaccagcagccacagaagcGCTTAACCGATAG GGAAACAATGATTTTGTTTGTCTACGACACCGAGTGTCTGAAGGATGAGGCGGATGATCCGATTAAGGCGGTGCTCTACTTCCATCCCAGCTGGGTATCCGACTACCAGAAGGTGGCCCTCTGCGGACAGCTGATGGGAACAACGTACTTCCTCAGGGACTGCTTCTTCAAGCCCCGTGTTTTGGCCCTGCAGAATGGAAAGTTTGTGCTCAAGGAATTTGGACGCTTCACCCTG GCCGTCGGAACGGATCGGAATATTAGTGATGAGAACCTGGAACATCGCGCGGAACTCCTGAGCTCTTTGCTCAAGTTCTTTCATCGTGACCTGCAGACGCTGTACGACCAGTACGCGCAGCCTCCAGCCCTTAACACCAGGAATCTGTGCGACAAACTGTACCAGATCTTCGAGACATATTTGCCCATGATGCACCGCAACGGAGACACATTCCAGAACGTTCCTAGACTTCGCATGCCCAAG ACCGCCAGTCACATCTTCCTGGAGGCCATACAGGTGCTGCAAAGTTGCCAGGAGACAAAGGGCATTCTGGGCGGAGTCATTCTCTATCACAACAA GGTGGTGGCCTCGCAGCTGAGCGACGTGGTGACCAAGAAACTGGTCCTGACCGATCCTCGTCACATCCGCAACGCGGCAGAGCAGCTGACAACGCAACAGTTTCACGTTCCCTATGGCGTTCAGATGATGGTGGTCTACTTGGATCAGAAGCAGTATCGACAAATGGTTGCGGATGCACAGCGGGCCCAGAACCTGCTGATGATTACGTCGCAGACACAGAGCGGGATGCCCTTTCAGAGTGCCAAGCGGAAGCTGAAGAGGGACAAGTCCCTGATCTTCACACACATTCCCGAGGACGAGGCGGCCCCGGTGGACCCTTTGGCGACAATGCCAACAGCCCGACCCAAGTCGATGAGGCCCACGTTCCTGCCACTGCGGCACAAGAACATGCACAGCAGGGAGCTGCCCGAGACCAGCACAGGGGCAATAAACTTTGACGAGACCGACTCGTATCCCGAATATATTGGACGCACTAGTGTGTGCAACACACCTATGACGGAGAACAAGGTCCTGCCGGTGGCCACTGTGATGTCTATCTGCGCAAATCCCGAGGAGGAGCCAGTCGTCAATGATGGCTCCAACTTTAGTGGGAAGGCAGAGTCGCGCCGTCAATCCCTGAAGGCGGATGTCGAGAAGTTCTTCTCGAACTTTATTATCAATCCGAGCAAGCAGTTTACCCGCCGCAAGTCCTCCGCTGACCTGCAAGACGCCCTGCGAGCCATCTCAAAAAAGATACGTAGCTTTACACCAAACTTTAGACCGGATGTCAACCGGAATGGGagcggcaacggcagtggcagcagcagtgatGAGCTGTCTTCGCCCTCTCCCGACTACTCGGAGTACGATGAGAACAGCAGTGCCCGGACCATCAACGACCCCACATACCCGGTCTTTATCGCCAACGGCAAGCAGATCTCGCGCAACCTGTTCCAGCAGTTTCTCGATCAGTATTACAAGCTGTGGGGCGTCGCCAGTGCGCAAGCCCACCACGATGCCGAGCTGGCCGCTCTTGTGGCCGAGTTCCAAGAATTCAACAAGGAAGTCAAAAAGCTGGACGAGCACATGCGACAGCAGGCACTGGCTGAAGGTTCGGACGATCCGAATCTCAATCTGGAATCCCGACAACTGGTCAAGTCGCCGATGGAAAAGAGCTCCATGAGTCTCCCTCTCAAGCCAGCGGGAGATTTGTGCTTCGGAGAGccatctgcagctgctccCCTTCAGCGAGGCGCCGGACGGAGTGGAGCTGGTGCCGTGCCCTTGACTCCCCTCATGGCCAAACTCTCGGTGTTGGCCCTCAGCGAGACACCTTCCATCGAGATCCTGACGCCTCTGACCAGCAGCATGGCCTTTCCATACCGCAGTTCTATGAAGTGTGAGGACGCAATGGACGCCTTTGCTGCACTGTCCATTGTTCCGGTGAATCCCGCTCCTAGCCTGGCGAATGGCATGCAGCGTACGGAACTGTATACCTGTGGACAGAAGAACAtgacgttgctgctgctcatgGAGGAGGGGACCTCGCAGAAGCAGGACGTTGTCCAGAAGATG TTTGACATTTGCGTGGCGAAATTTCCCCACATGGAATCTCAATTGAGTCAAACTCTGAGTGTCAATCTGGAGGGCGATATGCCTGATTACAGCAACTACAGCTTCATGTGCGTGGATGCCAAGTGGGATGTGCTAGAGCGCAGTGGACCGTGGAATTCGTTGGAGCTGAAAGTTGTCGAGAGCATGCATACCGCTGATGTCGATGGGAAGCACGGTGGGCTGACGGACTTGATTTTACG ATCCCAGGATTCCGTTTACTATGGCCACAAGTGCGGACGGACAGAGTTCTACTACAAGGAGCCGACCCACCAAATCAACGGCATACCGCCGCCCTCGGATCCAGTAAGCAACATACAGAACCGCGCCAAGGCGCAACTGGAGCGTGACCACTCCTACATGCTATTCTAG
- the HPS4 gene encoding uncharacterized protein HPS4 isoform X2 codes for MGSKETMILFVYDTECLKDEADDPIKAVLYFHPSWVSDYQKVALCGQLMGTTYFLRDCFFKPRVLALQNGKFVLKEFGRFTLAVGTDRNISDENLEHRAELLSSLLKFFHRDLQTLYDQYAQPPALNTRNLCDKLYQIFETYLPMMHRNGDTFQNVPRLRMPKTASHIFLEAIQVLQSCQETKGILGGVILYHNKVVASQLSDVVTKKLVLTDPRHIRNAAEQLTTQQFHVPYGVQMMVVYLDQKQYRQMVADAQRAQNLLMITSQTQSGMPFQSAKRKLKRDKSLIFTHIPEDEAAPVDPLATMPTARPKSMRPTFLPLRHKNMHSRELPETSTGAINFDETDSYPEYIGRTSVCNTPMTENKVLPVATVMSICANPEEEPVVNDGSNFSGKAESRRQSLKADVEKFFSNFIINPSKQFTRRKSSADLQDALRAISKKIRSFTPNFRPDVNRNGSGNGSGSSSDELSSPSPDYSEYDENSSARTINDPTYPVFIANGKQISRNLFQQFLDQYYKLWGVASAQAHHDAELAALVAEFQEFNKEVKKLDEHMRQQALAEGSDDPNLNLESRQLVKSPMEKSSMSLPLKPAGDLCFGEPSAAAPLQRGAGRSGAGAVPLTPLMAKLSVLALSETPSIEILTPLTSSMAFPYRSSMKCEDAMDAFAALSIVPVNPAPSLANGMQRTELYTCGQKNMTLLLLMEEGTSQKQDVVQKMFDICVAKFPHMESQLSQTLSVNLEGDMPDYSNYSFMCVDAKWDVLERSGPWNSLELKVVESMHTADVDGKHGGLTDLILRSQDSVYYGHKCGRTEFYYKEPTHQINGIPPPSDPVSNIQNRAKAQLERDHSYMLF; via the exons ATGGGCTCTAA GGAAACAATGATTTTGTTTGTCTACGACACCGAGTGTCTGAAGGATGAGGCGGATGATCCGATTAAGGCGGTGCTCTACTTCCATCCCAGCTGGGTATCCGACTACCAGAAGGTGGCCCTCTGCGGACAGCTGATGGGAACAACGTACTTCCTCAGGGACTGCTTCTTCAAGCCCCGTGTTTTGGCCCTGCAGAATGGAAAGTTTGTGCTCAAGGAATTTGGACGCTTCACCCTG GCCGTCGGAACGGATCGGAATATTAGTGATGAGAACCTGGAACATCGCGCGGAACTCCTGAGCTCTTTGCTCAAGTTCTTTCATCGTGACCTGCAGACGCTGTACGACCAGTACGCGCAGCCTCCAGCCCTTAACACCAGGAATCTGTGCGACAAACTGTACCAGATCTTCGAGACATATTTGCCCATGATGCACCGCAACGGAGACACATTCCAGAACGTTCCTAGACTTCGCATGCCCAAG ACCGCCAGTCACATCTTCCTGGAGGCCATACAGGTGCTGCAAAGTTGCCAGGAGACAAAGGGCATTCTGGGCGGAGTCATTCTCTATCACAACAA GGTGGTGGCCTCGCAGCTGAGCGACGTGGTGACCAAGAAACTGGTCCTGACCGATCCTCGTCACATCCGCAACGCGGCAGAGCAGCTGACAACGCAACAGTTTCACGTTCCCTATGGCGTTCAGATGATGGTGGTCTACTTGGATCAGAAGCAGTATCGACAAATGGTTGCGGATGCACAGCGGGCCCAGAACCTGCTGATGATTACGTCGCAGACACAGAGCGGGATGCCCTTTCAGAGTGCCAAGCGGAAGCTGAAGAGGGACAAGTCCCTGATCTTCACACACATTCCCGAGGACGAGGCGGCCCCGGTGGACCCTTTGGCGACAATGCCAACAGCCCGACCCAAGTCGATGAGGCCCACGTTCCTGCCACTGCGGCACAAGAACATGCACAGCAGGGAGCTGCCCGAGACCAGCACAGGGGCAATAAACTTTGACGAGACCGACTCGTATCCCGAATATATTGGACGCACTAGTGTGTGCAACACACCTATGACGGAGAACAAGGTCCTGCCGGTGGCCACTGTGATGTCTATCTGCGCAAATCCCGAGGAGGAGCCAGTCGTCAATGATGGCTCCAACTTTAGTGGGAAGGCAGAGTCGCGCCGTCAATCCCTGAAGGCGGATGTCGAGAAGTTCTTCTCGAACTTTATTATCAATCCGAGCAAGCAGTTTACCCGCCGCAAGTCCTCCGCTGACCTGCAAGACGCCCTGCGAGCCATCTCAAAAAAGATACGTAGCTTTACACCAAACTTTAGACCGGATGTCAACCGGAATGGGagcggcaacggcagtggcagcagcagtgatGAGCTGTCTTCGCCCTCTCCCGACTACTCGGAGTACGATGAGAACAGCAGTGCCCGGACCATCAACGACCCCACATACCCGGTCTTTATCGCCAACGGCAAGCAGATCTCGCGCAACCTGTTCCAGCAGTTTCTCGATCAGTATTACAAGCTGTGGGGCGTCGCCAGTGCGCAAGCCCACCACGATGCCGAGCTGGCCGCTCTTGTGGCCGAGTTCCAAGAATTCAACAAGGAAGTCAAAAAGCTGGACGAGCACATGCGACAGCAGGCACTGGCTGAAGGTTCGGACGATCCGAATCTCAATCTGGAATCCCGACAACTGGTCAAGTCGCCGATGGAAAAGAGCTCCATGAGTCTCCCTCTCAAGCCAGCGGGAGATTTGTGCTTCGGAGAGccatctgcagctgctccCCTTCAGCGAGGCGCCGGACGGAGTGGAGCTGGTGCCGTGCCCTTGACTCCCCTCATGGCCAAACTCTCGGTGTTGGCCCTCAGCGAGACACCTTCCATCGAGATCCTGACGCCTCTGACCAGCAGCATGGCCTTTCCATACCGCAGTTCTATGAAGTGTGAGGACGCAATGGACGCCTTTGCTGCACTGTCCATTGTTCCGGTGAATCCCGCTCCTAGCCTGGCGAATGGCATGCAGCGTACGGAACTGTATACCTGTGGACAGAAGAACAtgacgttgctgctgctcatgGAGGAGGGGACCTCGCAGAAGCAGGACGTTGTCCAGAAGATG TTTGACATTTGCGTGGCGAAATTTCCCCACATGGAATCTCAATTGAGTCAAACTCTGAGTGTCAATCTGGAGGGCGATATGCCTGATTACAGCAACTACAGCTTCATGTGCGTGGATGCCAAGTGGGATGTGCTAGAGCGCAGTGGACCGTGGAATTCGTTGGAGCTGAAAGTTGTCGAGAGCATGCATACCGCTGATGTCGATGGGAAGCACGGTGGGCTGACGGACTTGATTTTACG ATCCCAGGATTCCGTTTACTATGGCCACAAGTGCGGACGGACAGAGTTCTACTACAAGGAGCCGACCCACCAAATCAACGGCATACCGCCGCCCTCGGATCCAGTAAGCAACATACAGAACCGCGCCAAGGCGCAACTGGAGCGTGACCACTCCTACATGCTATTCTAG
- the LOC6898601 gene encoding uncharacterized protein, which produces MSATLFSSLLVILVFLNGAIAAPRPAPLLVPRIDSKDFQLEPEDNKYTLRIYYPDRTTREETVEEIAPRVFQVRGSLSQTFPDQGLGLEVLYEAGPNGYVAKYKYGTTTTPPLGLPPNVLKSTAG; this is translated from the exons ATGTCTGCTACGCTGTTTAGTTCG CTGCTAGTAATTCTAGTTTTTCTGAATGGGGCAATCGCAGCGCCTCGGCCTGCTCCCCTGCTCGTGCCGCGTATCGACTCCAAAGATTTCCAACTCGAGCCGGAGGATAACAAGTACACTCTGAG GATATATTATCCGGATCGGACGACTCGTGAGGAGACCGTGGAGGAGATTGCTCCGAGAGTGTTTCAGGTCAGGGGCTCTTTGAGTCAGACATTTCCAGATCAGGGCCTTGGCTTGGAGGTCCTTTATGAGGCTGGACCCAATGGCTATGTGGCCAAGTACAAATACGGGACGACCACGACTCCTCCCTTGGGGCTTCCTCCCAATGTTCTGAAATCAACTGCCGGATAA
- the LOC6898602 gene encoding uncharacterized protein isoform X2, whose translation MLLLHLAASAPPTLVPQIRIPGFQLEPLDNTYYLSIQHPDGTIRQESVKEIAPGQLQVQGVINQPFEEHGTSLVVTYQAGANGYVAKYTYGKGPPTPPTQLPQFLSPNALKSTAG comes from the exons ATGCTCCTATTGCACCTGGCGGCATCGGCGCCCCCAACACTAGTGCCGCAAATACGCATTCCCGGTTTCCAGCTCGAGCCCCTCGATAACACATACTACCTCAG CATCCAGCACCCGGATGGCACTATCCGCCAGGAGTCTGTGAAGGAGATTGCTCCGGGGCAGCTGCAAGTCCAGGGTGTGATTAATCAGCCATTCGAAGAGCACGGCACTTCGCTGGTGGTCACCTACCAGGCAGGTGCCAATGGTTACGTGGCCAAATATACTTACGGCAAGGGCCCGCCCACACCGCCGACCCAGCTGCCACAATTCCTCAGTCCCAATGCCTTGAAATCAACAGCTGGCTAG
- the LOC6898602 gene encoding uncharacterized protein isoform X1 yields the protein MSRRLCALFVMLLLHLAASAPPTLVPQIRIPGFQLEPLDNTYYLSIQHPDGTIRQESVKEIAPGQLQVQGVINQPFEEHGTSLVVTYQAGANGYVAKYTYGKGPPTPPTQLPQFLSPNALKSTAG from the exons ATGTCTCGTAGATTATGCGCA CTCTTTGTGATGCTCCTATTGCACCTGGCGGCATCGGCGCCCCCAACACTAGTGCCGCAAATACGCATTCCCGGTTTCCAGCTCGAGCCCCTCGATAACACATACTACCTCAG CATCCAGCACCCGGATGGCACTATCCGCCAGGAGTCTGTGAAGGAGATTGCTCCGGGGCAGCTGCAAGTCCAGGGTGTGATTAATCAGCCATTCGAAGAGCACGGCACTTCGCTGGTGGTCACCTACCAGGCAGGTGCCAATGGTTACGTGGCCAAATATACTTACGGCAAGGGCCCGCCCACACCGCCGACCCAGCTGCCACAATTCCTCAGTCCCAATGCCTTGAAATCAACAGCTGGCTAG